In Pararge aegeria chromosome 5, ilParAegt1.1, whole genome shotgun sequence, one DNA window encodes the following:
- the LOC120624016 gene encoding insulin-related peptide 1-like, giving the protein MHFRTCFTVFSLMMLVALSCAHIGGLSPSYQGISPQYYCGRSLARAIALICYDDIPSEKRSEAGTMYNAILPASDKEHEGHIDWPRVSRHQARSLGLPSRGKRYVVNECCDKACSVEELLSYCG; this is encoded by the exons ATGCATTTCCGAACGTGTTTTACGGTGTTTTCTCTGATGATGTTGGTTGCATTAAGCTGCGCGCACATCGGCGGCCTCTCGCCCTCCTACCAGGGGATCAGCCCGCAGTACTACTGCGGCAGGAGCCTGGCCAGGGCGATCGCTTTGATCTGCTACGATGATATCCCAAGCGAGAAGAGGTCTGAAGCTGGGACTATGTATA ATGCAATCCTCCCCGCATCCGACAAAGAGCATGAGGGCCACATCGATTGGCCGAGGGTCTCGCGGCACCAAGCGCGCAGTCTGGGCCTTCCATCTCGTGGCAAGCGCTACGTCGTCAACGAGTGTTGCGATAAAGCTTGCAGCGTCGAAGAGTTGCTTTCCTACTGCGGCTAG